A region of Bicyclus anynana chromosome 17, ilBicAnyn1.1, whole genome shotgun sequence DNA encodes the following proteins:
- the LOC112044682 gene encoding conserved oligomeric Golgi complex subunit 1, producing MQQPNLLDIVPEQLFQTYSISEIDQVQKKLQYEIERKREELRAMVGERYRDLIHAADTIEDMKSTTGSTLNHIDEMMVACKNLHNTHLVGFKIQDRQMLEHSSQLNINPVHSISVQIKLLMEIPEKIWKCIGNNDFVKAAQLFIMARHINTGLQLHMGGKNEKPGMQSLQRLVQQQWYSVASLSQTIIDMCRQRLQDVDITVEVACSCLVGLYLLDPQPVVQLLNTLIEVHSNSSLKSTLQFDLAQILDGDVKAQIKKKIVNGVKIVLKTVELVYACFVENEGGAVLESLRELYKTDSQPLIELVQFSDAGAIKLLPSAVRNYRLSSSKELQPLAKKEITDGVQQWSEWVRTFISDSVRALLQNVTRVKVLHEIREETFKIESPANWSSICESLDIPEVHVWCHYFQPLLTLRVKAIIDSRWQKVYDSFKTQLLIDLTKVSSDSEVEKEADINWFVWKDLIGDTIIESRNEVVSVMNRLMKGMTRQDRGFTPNLEKLCESLDNELQKLLEDLKDYLYQDRKSREKLFAYEEEEELDQVYIDRAEIEQYLRETSDKNVQSMLLYIKACFEEPTLQTTELQKKTTAIYTARFIQATTNLMPNLRKCYINEDVLNDDEVKRWSDICGILKKHCVLCWEKWLGIVDGRMRELTEGLPQEFTLEANIDYLMMQWDVIKIEEKDEEGNPIESTIKVPSGPSMKLQQYLYSVSRILDEVVPHTLPTDIHTAFIDKTISITFAHYNKVIREKETDINQRCALQLLMDVRHMTLLMVSRENKRAIEFSQDICEFLRQKIDPFDYDVFYPYIQTNLKRSVQRVQTLLGSLVLHHGQLTGIIGTKPVLSGGTGDKNSSLLASADSHWFSILPVATPANLHKKQEKAVKKKQVSASPNKSRADISDLMTSSLPINFANARSGAASFFNSMTSDWFSG from the exons ATGCAACAGCCGAACTTACTCGATATTGTCCCTGAACAGCTATTTCAAACATATTCCATTAGTGAAATAGATCAGGTGCAAAAGAAATTGCAATATGAAATCGAAAGAAAACGTGAGGAATTGCGTGCCATGGTTGG GGAAAGGTACAGAGACCTCATCCATGCAGCCGACACCATAGAAGACATGAAGTCCACAACAGGCAGTACATTGAACCACATTGATGAAATGATGGTAGCGTGCAAAAACTTGCACAATACACATTTAGTTGGCTTCAAGATTCAGGATAGACAGATGCTTGAACAtag TTCACAGTTAAATATCAATCCAGTACATTCCATATCTGTACAGATAAAATTACTGATGGAAATTCCAGAGAAGATTTGGAAATGCATTGGCAATAATGATTTTGTGAAGGCAGCACAGTTGTTTATTATGGCACGGCATATCAATACAG GTCTCCAACTACACATGGGAGGGAAAAATGAGAAGCCTGGAATGCAGTCATTACAGAGGTTGGTGCAGCAGCAGTGGTACTCAGTGGCTAGTCTCAGCCAGACCATTATTGATATGTGCAGGCAAAGGCTCCAGgatgttgatattactgttgaG GTGGCATGTTCGTGTCTCGTAGGTCTCTATTTGCTGGACCCTCAGCCCGTAGTTCAACTCCTGAACACTCTGATAGAAGTTCACAGCAACTCCAGTCTGAAAAGCACTCTACAATTCGATCTAGCGCAAATATTGGACGGTGATGTCAAAGCGCAAATTAAGAAGAAAATTGTCAATGGAGTAAAAATTGTTTTGAAGACTGTCGAGTTGGTTTACGCGTGTTTTGTAG aaaatgagGGAGGTGCAGTGTTGGAAAGTCTTCGAGAGCTTTACAAGACTGACTCGCAACCTCTAATAGAATTGGTGCAATTTAGTGATGCTGGTGCAATAAAATTGTTGCCTTCAGCTGTGAGGAATTATAG GTTGTCATCGTCCAAGGAACTACAACCGTTAGCAAAGAAAGAGATAACCGACGGCGTGCAGCAGTGGAGCGAGTGGGTACGCACGTTCATCAGCGACAGCGTGCGCGCCTTGCTGCAGAACGTCACTCGGGTCAAAGTGTTACACGAGATAAGAGAGGAAACGTTCAAAATTG AATCTCCAGCGAACTGGAGTTCGATTTGCGAGTCGTTAGACATCCCCGAAGTGCACGTATGGTGTCATTACTTCCAACCATTACTGACTTTGCGTGTCAAAGCCATCATAGACAGTCGCTGGCAGAAAGTCTACGACTCCTTCAAGACTCAACTGTTGATAGACTTGACCAAGGTGTCTTCAGACAGCGAGGTGGAGAAGGAGGCTGATATTAACTGGTTTGTGTGGAAGGACCTTATCGGGGATACGATCATTGAGTCAAGAAATGAGGTTGTCAGCGTCATGAATAGATTGATGAAAG GCATGACCCGTCAAGACCGAGGTTTCACACCAAACCTTGAAAAGCTCTGTGAAAGTCTGGACAATGAGTTACAGAAACTACTAGAAGATTTAAAGGATTATCTGTATCAAGACAGAAAGAGTAGAGAGAAGTTATTCGCGTATGAAGAAGAGGAAGAGTTGGACCAAGTGTACATAGATAGAGCTGAAATTGAACAGTACTTGAGGGAAACCTCGGATAAAAATGTGCaaag CATGCTTCTCTACATAAAGGCATGCTTCGAAGAGCCAACCCTCCAAACAACCGAACTCCAAAAGAAGACCACAGCAATTTACACAGCACGCTTCATCCAAGCTACAACCAACCTCATGCCCAACCTTCGCAAGTGTTACATCAATGAAGATGTACTGAACGATGATGAAGTGAAACGATGGAGTGACATTTGTGGTATTCTGAAGAAACACTGTGTTTTGTGTTGGGAGAAGTGGTTGGGTATCGTCGATGGGAGAATGAGGGAACTGACTGAAGGGTTGCCGCAAGAGTTTACTTTGGAAGCTAATATTGATTATTTGATGAtg cAATGGGACGTAATAAAAATCGAAGAGAAAGACGAAGAGGGTAATCCAATAGAGTCAACAATAAAGGTACCATCTGGACCTTCTATGAAACTACAACAATATCTCTACTCTGTGAGTAGAATACTCGACGAAGTGGTCCCACACACTCTCCCCACAGATATACACACGGCGTTCATTGACAAAACTATATCCATCACATTCGCTCACTACAATAAAGTCATAAGAGAGAAAGAGACTGATATAAATCAGCGTTGTGCTCTTCAATTGCTCATGGACGTGAGGCATATGACGTTGTTGATGGTGTCCAGAGAGAATAAAAGAGCTATAGAGTTCTCTCAAGATATCTGCGAGTTTCTGAGGCAGAAGATAGACCCGTTCGACTATGATGTCTTCTATCCGTATATACAGACCAATTTGAAGAGGTCTGTTCAGAGAGTacag ACGCTATTAGGCAGTCTTGTCCTTCACCATGGCCAACTGACGGGTATTATCGGCACCAAACCGGTACTGTCCGGTGGTACGGGAGACAAAAACTCCTCTCTACTCGCTTCCGCTGACTCCCACTGGTTCTCCATTCTTCCCGTTGCTACACCAGCCAACTTGCATAAGAAACAGGAGAAAGCT GTGAAGAAGAAACAAGTGTCGGCCAGTCCGAACAAGTCTCGCGCAGACATATCCGACCTGATGACCAGCTCGCTGCCCATCAACTTCGCGAACGCCAGAAGCGGGGCGGCATCTTTCTTCAACTCTATGACGTCTGACTGGTTTAGCGGTTAA